One genomic window of Mercenaria mercenaria strain notata chromosome 2, MADL_Memer_1, whole genome shotgun sequence includes the following:
- the LOC128555406 gene encoding uncharacterized protein LOC128555406 — MSKIDKKLKVLDSVEKKMKNVEKEITKIWTYIGDHNKQLNERLSTVEDKAECVDFSLGVVNSKVIQLEKEKEAMKSEIVYLQSQSMRNNLIFENIPEARPGVTEDAEKTVRDFMEIKMKIAKDIVANIKFDRVLRMGQKGDAKRGKSRSIVAKFTEYKEKELTRRQWKALQGTEFSVHEQLPREIVEVRKKLLPKLKQAKKDGKRAWLSYDKLYIDGEQVKVDSK, encoded by the coding sequence atgtcaaaaattgataaaaagttGAAAGTTTTAGACTCAgtggagaaaaaaatgaaaaacgttgAAAAAGAAATTACCAAAATATGGACATACATAGGGGACCATAATAAACAGCTTAATGAACGGTTGTCTACGGTAGAAGATAAAGCAGAATGTGTGGATTTTTCCCTTGGTGTAGTTAATAGTAAGGTGATCCAATTAGAAAAGGAGAAAGAGGCCATGAAAAGTGAGATTGTTTACCTCCAGTCGCAATCAATGCGGAACAatctaatatttgaaaatataccgGAGGCGCGACCGGGGGTTACGGAGGACGCGGAAAAAACAGTGCGTGATTTTATGGAAATCAAAATGAAGATAGCCAAAGACATCGTTGCTAACATTAAATTCGATAGAGTTCTCAGAATGGGGCAAAAGGGCGACGCAAAACGTGGAAAATCTAGGAGTATCGTGGCGAAATTTACGGAGTACAAAGAGAAAGAGTTAACTAGAAGGCAATGGAAAGCGTTACAAGGGACGGAATTTTCAGTTCACGAGCAGTTACCAAGGGAAATAGTTGAAGTACGGAAAAAATTATTACCAAAATTGAAGCAGGCCAAAAAGGACGGGAAAAGGGCGTGGCTTTCTTATGATAAGCTATACATTGATGGGGAGCAGGTTAAAGTTGACAGTAAGTAG
- the LOC128550122 gene encoding tubulin alpha-1A chain-like: protein MRECISIHVGQAGVQIGNACWELYCLEHGIQPDGQMPSDKTIGGGDDSFNTFFSETGAGKHVPRAVFVDLEPTVVDEVRTGTYRQLFHPEQLITGKEDAANNYARGHYTIGKEIVDLVLDRIRKLADQCTGLQGFLIFHSFGGGTGSGFTSLLMERLSVDYGKKSKLEFAVYPAPQISTAVVEPYNSILTTHTTLEHSDCAFMVDNEAIYDICRRNLDIERPTYTNLNRLIGQIVSSITASLRFDGALNVDLTEFQTNLVPYPRIHFPLATYAPVISAEKAYHEQLSVAEITNACFEPANQMVKCDPRHGKYMACCMLYRGDVVPKDVNAAIATIKTKRTIQFVDWCPTGFKVGINYQPPTVVPGGDLAKVQRAVCMLSNTTAIAEAWARLDHKFDLMYAKRAFVHWYVGEGMEEGEFSEAREDLAALEKDYEEVGVDSVEGEGEEEGDEY, encoded by the exons atg CGTGAATGTATCTCTATCCACGTTGGACAAGCCGGAGTCCAGATCGGCAATGCATGCTGGGAATTGTACTGTCTCGAGCACGGGATCCAGCCCGATGGCCAGATGCCCAGTGATAAGACAATAGGGGGCGGAGACGACTCCTTCAATACTTTCTTCAGTGAGACTGGGGCTGGCAAACATGTACCCAGAGCTGTCTTTGTGGACCTCGAACCAACCGTTGTCG ACGAGGTTCGAACTGGCACCTACCGTCAACTGTTCCACCCAGAACAGCTCATAACCGGCAAGGAAGACGCCGCTAACAACTATGCCCGTGGTCACTACACCATTGGCAAAGAGATTGTCGATCTGGTTCTAGACAGAATCCGAAAACTCGCTGATCAGTGTACCGGTCTTCAGGGATTCCTCATCTTCCATTCCTTCGGTGGTGGTACCGGCTCTGGTTTCACCTCCCTGCTCATGGAACGTCTCTCCGTCGACTACGGAAAGAAGTCCAAGCTTGAATTTGCCGTCTACCCTGCTCCACAGATTTCCACTGCCGTCGTAGAGCCCTACAACTCTATCTTGACTACTCATACCACCTTGGAACACTCTGATTGTGCCTTCATGGTTGACAACGAAGCTATTTATGATATCTGTCGCCGAAATTTGGACATCGAGAGACCAACCTACACAAACTTGAACAGGCTTATTGGTCAGATTGTATCTTCTATCACAGCTTCACTGAGATTTGACGGCGCCCTTAATGTAGATCTGACCGAGTTCCAGACCAACTTGGTACCATACCCACGTATCCATTTCCCATTGGCCACATATGCTCCTGTCATTTCTGCTGAGAAGGCCTACCACGAGCAACTCTCCGTCGCCGAAATCACCAACGCCTGTTTCGAGCCTGCCAACCAGATGGTAAAATGTGACCCACGTCACGGCAAGTACATGGCCTGCTGTATGTTGTACCGCGGTGACGTTGTACCTAAGGACGTTAATGCTGCCATCGCTACAATCAAGACAAAGAGAACCATTCAGTTCGTTGACTGGTGTCCAACTGGTTTCAAGGTTGGAATCAACTACCAACCACCAACTGTGGTTCCAGGTGGAGATCTGGCCAAGGTACAGCGTGCCGTTTGCATGTTGAGCAACACGACAGCCATTGCCGAAGCATGGGCCCGTCTCGACCACAAGTTTGATTTGATGTACGCCAAGAGAGCTTTTGTCCACTGGTATGTTGGTGAGGGTATGGAAGAGGGAGAGTTCTCCGAGGCTCGTGAGGATTTAGCTGCCCTCGAGAAGGATTACGAAGAGGTTGGAGTAGACTCTGTTGAAGGTGAAGGCGAAGAAGAGGGAGACGaatattga
- the LOC123563063 gene encoding tubulin alpha-1A chain-like: MRECISVHVGQAGVQIGNACWELYCLEHGIQPDGQMPSDKTIGGGDDSFNTFFSETGAGKHVPRAVFVDLEPTVVDEVRTGTYRQLFHPEQLITGKEDAANNYARGHYTIGKEIVDLVLDRIRKLADQCTGLQGFLIFHSFGGGTGSGFTSLLMERLSVDYGKKSKLEFSVYPAPQVSTAVVEPYNSILTTHTTLEHSDCAFMVDNEAIYDICRRNLDIERPTYTNLNRLMGQIVSSITASLRFDGALNVDLTEFQTNLVPYPRIHFPLATYAPVISAEKAYHEQLSVAEVTNACFEPANQMVKCDPRHGKYMACCMLYRGDVVPKDVNAAIATIKTKRTIQFVDWCPTGFKVGINYQPPTVVPGGDLAKVQRAVCMLSNTTAIAEAWARLDHKFDLMYAKRAFVHWYVGEGMEEGEFSEAREDLAALEKDYEEVGVDSVDGEGEEEGEEY; encoded by the exons ATG CGTGAATGTATCTCTGTCCATGTTGGCCAAGCCGGAGTCCAGATCGGCAATGCATGCTGGGAGTTGTACTGTCTCGAGCACGGGATCCAGCCCGATGGCCAGATGCCCAGTGATAAGACAATAGGGGGCGGAGACGACTCCTTCAATACTTTCTTCAGTGAAACTGGGGCTGGTAAACATGTACCCAGGGCTGTCTTCGTAGACCTGGAACCAACCGTTGTCG ACGAGGTCCGAACTGGCACCTATCGACAACTGTTCCACCCAGAGCAGCTTATTACCGGCAAGGAAGACGCCGCTAACAACTACGCCCGTGGTCACTACACCATTGGCAAAGAGATTGTCGATCTGGTTCTTGACAGAATCCGAAAACTCGCTGACCAGTGCACCGGTCTTCAGGGATTCCTCATCTTCCATTCCTTCGGTGGTGGTACCGGATCTGGTTTCACCTCCCTGCTGATGGAACGTCTCTCCGTTGACTACGGAAAGAAGTCCAAGCTTGAGTTTTCCGTCTACCCTGCTCCACAAGTTTCCACCGCCGTCGTAGAACCCTACAACTCTATCTTGACCACTCATACCACCCTAGAACACTCTGATTGCGCGTTCATGGTTGACAACGAAGCTATTTATGATATTTGCCGCCGAAATTTGGACATCGAGAGACCAACCTACACAAACTTGAACAGACTCATGGGTCAGATTGTTTCTTCCATCACAGCCTCATTGAGATTTGATGGTGCCCTCAATGTCGATCTGACAGAGTTTCAGACCAACTTGGTACCATATCCACGTATTCATTTCCCATTGGCCACCTATGCTCCGGTCATTTCCGCTGAGAAGGCCTACCACGAGCAGCTTTCCGTTGCCGAGGTTACAAACGCCTGTTTCGAGCCTGCCAATCAGATGGTAAAATGTGACCCTCGTCACGGCAAGTACATGGCCTGTTGTATGTTGTACCGCGGTGACGTTGTACCAAAGGATGTTAATGCTGCCATCGCTACCATCAAGACAAAGAGAACCATCCAGTTTGTTGACTGGTGTCCAACAGGTTTCAAGGTTGGAATCAACTACCAACCACCGACTGTGGTTCCAGGTGGTGATCTCGCCAAGGTACAGCGTGCCGTTTGCATGTTGAGCAACACAACAGCCATTGCCGAAGCATGGGCCCGTCTCGACCACAAGTTTGATTTGATGTACGCCAAGAGAGCTTTTGTCCACTGGTACGTTGGTGAGGGTATGGAAGAGGGTGAGTTCTCCGAGGCTCGTGAGGATTTAGCTGCCCTCGAGAAAGATTACGAGGAAGTCGGAGTAGACTCGGTCGATGGCGAGGGAGAAGAGGAGGGTGAAGAGTATTAA